In a single window of the bacterium (Candidatus Blackallbacteria) CG13_big_fil_rev_8_21_14_2_50_49_14 genome:
- a CDS encoding peptidase C69, protein MPVIERDLAQLAVDTALQRGATYADARIIRLQTEQLDIRNGNVNGIKQHLEVGIGIRVLVDGAWGFAANPDLKKSKVEIAVDRAIALARDSAHLYHAPVVLARRAPIVTVWKSPCQIDPFGVSLEDKLGFLFEAEEEMRRVKGIAFTEAGMDLWKEWQLFVNSDGSQIEQEIVQTGSGLSATAVSDTDVQTRSFPSSFGGQFKSAGYELIPTLNLKDNAQRVAEEAVQLLTAKACPVGEKTLILGGSQLALQVHESCGHPVEFDRVLGHEADFAGTSFLTPEKRNNFQYGSEIVNIVADATAPGGLGSFGYDDEGTPAQKSDIIKDGRFVGYLMSRETAESNEMESNGAMRAQGWNHTPIVRMSNINLLPGDWELQAMIESTEDGIMVCDNRSWSIDDKRLNFQFGGELGWEIKGGKIVGMVKNPTYTGITPQFWRSCDAIANQNHYQIWGTPNCGKGQPMQVARVGHGVSYARFQNVKVGVGYAE, encoded by the coding sequence ATGCCTGTGATTGAAAGAGATTTGGCCCAACTGGCTGTAGATACGGCCCTGCAGCGTGGAGCAACCTATGCCGACGCCCGGATTATCCGCTTGCAAACCGAGCAATTGGATATTCGCAATGGCAATGTAAATGGCATTAAACAACACCTGGAAGTCGGTATCGGCATTCGGGTTCTGGTAGATGGGGCTTGGGGCTTTGCAGCCAACCCCGATTTGAAAAAATCCAAGGTTGAAATTGCGGTGGATCGTGCGATTGCCCTGGCCCGTGATTCAGCCCATCTGTACCATGCCCCCGTGGTTTTGGCACGGCGTGCGCCGATTGTCACGGTTTGGAAATCCCCCTGTCAGATTGATCCTTTTGGAGTTTCGCTGGAAGACAAGTTGGGCTTTTTATTTGAAGCAGAAGAAGAAATGCGCCGGGTCAAAGGCATTGCCTTTACTGAAGCCGGCATGGATCTCTGGAAAGAATGGCAGCTTTTTGTGAACAGCGATGGCAGCCAGATTGAACAGGAAATCGTGCAGACCGGCTCTGGCCTTTCGGCTACAGCGGTTTCAGATACCGATGTGCAAACCCGTTCGTTTCCCTCTTCCTTTGGTGGACAGTTTAAATCTGCTGGATATGAGCTGATTCCCACGCTGAACCTCAAAGACAATGCCCAGCGCGTGGCTGAAGAGGCCGTGCAGTTGCTGACTGCCAAGGCCTGCCCGGTGGGTGAAAAGACCCTGATTCTGGGGGGCTCACAACTGGCTTTGCAAGTACACGAATCCTGTGGGCATCCGGTGGAATTTGACCGGGTGCTGGGTCATGAAGCAGATTTTGCTGGCACCAGCTTTTTAACCCCTGAAAAACGCAATAACTTTCAGTACGGCTCTGAAATTGTGAATATTGTGGCCGATGCCACTGCTCCTGGCGGGCTGGGGAGCTTTGGCTATGATGACGAGGGCACGCCTGCCCAGAAATCAGACATTATCAAAGATGGCCGTTTTGTAGGCTACCTGATGAGCCGTGAAACCGCTGAAAGCAATGAAATGGAATCGAATGGGGCCATGCGTGCTCAGGGGTGGAATCATACCCCGATTGTGCGCATGTCGAATATCAACCTGTTGCCCGGTGACTGGGAACTTCAGGCCATGATCGAGTCGACTGAAGATGGGATTATGGTTTGCGATAACCGCAGCTGGTCAATCGATGACAAGCGTCTGAATTTCCAGTTTGGCGGTGAGCTGGGCTGGGAAATCAAGGGTGGCAAAATTGTCGGCATGGTCAAGAACCCGACCTATACCGGCATTACGCCTCAATTCTGGCGCAGCTGTGACGCGATTGCCAATCAGAATCATTATCAAATCTGGGGCACGCCCAATTGCGGCAAGGGCCAGCCGATGCAAGTGGCCCGTGTGGGTCACGGGGTTTCCTATGCCCGCTTCCAGAACGTGAAAGTAGGTGTGGGCTATGCTGAATAA
- a CDS encoding ABC transporter ATP-binding protein — protein MFAIECHEVCKTFQDGNWWSKQRKQFKAVDHVSFQVPKGEVFGLLGTNGSGKSTLIRMLSTLLLPDSGSVRIMGLDIEASAMEVRRLINRVAVDAAFFKKLSAWENLSYSARLYGIHPGQNRERIVGILTRLGLKEAKLHDSIEDMSRGMQQKVAIARALIAVPPVLLLDEPTTGLDPVSKREVRNFIREVRQDHATSILLTTHDMQEAEELCDRIAIMSEGRLVKVGSMEVLRAAAAKTHEEKQTLGLEEIFFRLTGKSIHEEGMTYVS, from the coding sequence ATGTTTGCGATTGAATGTCATGAGGTCTGCAAGACCTTTCAAGATGGCAATTGGTGGTCTAAGCAGCGTAAGCAATTCAAAGCAGTAGATCACGTCAGTTTTCAGGTGCCCAAGGGAGAGGTCTTTGGCCTCTTGGGTACCAATGGATCAGGCAAATCGACTTTGATTCGCATGCTCTCTACGCTTTTACTGCCAGACAGTGGTTCTGTGCGGATTATGGGCTTGGATATTGAAGCTTCGGCCATGGAAGTGAGACGCCTGATTAACCGGGTGGCTGTGGATGCAGCTTTTTTCAAAAAGCTTTCAGCCTGGGAAAATCTTTCCTATTCTGCCCGTCTGTATGGGATTCATCCTGGCCAGAACCGTGAGCGGATTGTGGGGATTTTGACCCGTTTGGGTCTGAAAGAAGCCAAGCTGCACGATTCGATTGAGGATATGTCGCGCGGGATGCAGCAAAAGGTGGCGATTGCGCGGGCTTTGATTGCGGTTCCGCCCGTTTTGCTCTTGGACGAACCCACCACGGGTTTGGATCCTGTTTCAAAACGTGAGGTGCGGAATTTTATCCGTGAGGTCCGTCAGGATCACGCCACTTCGATTTTGCTGACCACCCATGATATGCAGGAGGCCGAAGAACTCTGTGATCGGATTGCGATTATGAGTGAAGGCCGACTGGTAAAAGTGGGAAGCATGGAGGTTTTGCGTGCTGCTGCGGCAAAAACCCATGAAGAAAAACAAACACTCGGATTGGAAGAAATCTTTTTTCGTCTGACCGGGAAATCTATACACGAGGAAGGAATGACTTATGTTTCATAG
- a CDS encoding ABC transporter has product MFHSRRLKIGGMRELYAVVAFVERQFNLCKRYWTWELVFLFYTVINTLTIAFIAVGMQKQGHAIQPDYVFYLVIGALMWGFLGIIFHEISNSISWERWEGTIEQTFMAPVQRLTHLGGVCSFAVLYGLLRTGLVLVAMTFFFGMGLPKANYAGALLVLGAASLSFIGLGLMAAILPLLSPEKGSQATHIMEGVLLLVSGIYYPVEALPEWLQSFAIFSPATYALEGVRKALLQGAGVAELWPLAAKLLLMSLLFVPLGLGIFHTAETYAKRAGLLKRNG; this is encoded by the coding sequence ATGTTTCATAGTCGTCGTTTAAAAATTGGAGGCATGCGCGAACTCTATGCGGTGGTTGCCTTTGTGGAGCGACAGTTTAATCTCTGTAAGCGCTACTGGACCTGGGAACTGGTCTTTTTGTTCTATACGGTGATTAATACGCTGACGATTGCGTTTATCGCCGTGGGGATGCAGAAACAAGGCCATGCGATTCAACCGGATTATGTATTTTATCTGGTGATCGGGGCCCTGATGTGGGGGTTTCTGGGAATTATTTTCCATGAGATCTCGAACTCTATCAGTTGGGAGCGTTGGGAAGGCACGATTGAACAGACCTTTATGGCCCCTGTGCAACGTCTGACCCATTTGGGCGGTGTCTGTTCCTTTGCGGTACTGTATGGCCTTTTGAGAACAGGACTGGTTTTGGTGGCTATGACCTTTTTCTTTGGCATGGGCTTGCCCAAGGCCAATTATGCGGGTGCGCTTCTGGTTTTGGGGGCTGCCAGCCTGTCTTTTATTGGTTTGGGCTTAATGGCGGCGATTTTGCCCTTGCTCTCACCTGAAAAAGGCTCACAGGCTACGCATATCATGGAAGGGGTTTTGCTGCTGGTTTCAGGGATTTACTATCCTGTTGAGGCTTTGCCCGAGTGGCTGCAAAGCTTTGCGATTTTCTCACCGGCGACTTATGCGCTGGAGGGGGTACGCAAGGCCCTGCTTCAGGGAGCGGGAGTAGCAGAACTTTGGCCCTTGGCCGCTAAACTGCTCTTGATGTCGCTGCTCTTTGTTCCGCTGGGCTTGGGGATCTTTCATACAGCAGAAACCTATGCCAAACGCGCGGGACTATTGAAGCGCAATGGTTAA